One window of Delphinus delphis chromosome 12, mDelDel1.2, whole genome shotgun sequence genomic DNA carries:
- the FABP1 gene encoding fatty acid-binding protein, liver, with protein sequence MNFSGKYQVQSQENFETFMKAVGMPDELIQKGKDIKGVSEVVHNGNHFKFTIITGSKVIQNEFTLGEECEMEFLTGEKVKAVVQLEGENKLVTTLKGIKSVTEFNGDTAISTMTLGDIVFKRISKKI encoded by the exons ATGAACTTCTCCGGCAAGTACCAAGTGCAGAGCCAGGAAAACTTTGAGACCTTCATGAAGGCAGTCG GTATGCCTGATGAACTCATCCAGAAGGGGAAGGACATCAAGGGGGTGTCAGAAGTCGTGCATAACGGAAACCACTTCAAGTTCACCATCATCACTGGCTCCAAAGTGATCCAGAACGAGTTCACCTTGGGGGAGGAGTGTGAGATGGAATTCCTGACTGGGGAGAAGGTCAAG GCGGTGGTTCAGCTGGAAGGTGAGAATAAACTGGTGACAACTCTCAAAGGCATCAAGTCCGTGACTGAATTCAACGGTGACACAGCCATCAGC ACCATGACACTGGGGGACATCGTCTTC